From the Deinococcus aetherius genome, the window GACCACTGGCCGACGCGCACGGTGAGGGCGCTCGCCCGCGCCGCGCCGTGTGCGCGCAGCACCTCGCAGGCCACGTCGATGAGGGAGAGCGCGATGGAGCTTTCGTGCATGGCCCCTCCTCAGAACAGGAAATACTTCTGCGCCAGCGGCAGCCGGTCCAGCGGCTCGCAGGTCACCAGGTCGCCGTTTACCCGCACCTCGTAGGTCTCGGGGTCCACCTGAAGGTCGGGCGTCCCGGCATTGAGGAGCATGTCCTTCTTCCCGATGGAGCGGGTGTCTTTCACGGCGCGGTAGGGACGGGCCACCTCGGGGAGACGACCTCCTTCCAGACTCGCCGCCGAGACGAAGTGCAGGCAGGTGCCCGCCCGGGCCCCGCCGTGCGCCGCGAACATGGGGCGGGGGTAGACGGGCTGGGGGGTGGGAATGCTCGCGTTGGCGTCCCCCATCTGAGCCGCCACGACGAGCCCGCCCTTGAGGACCATCGCCGGTTTCGCCCCGAAGAAGGCAGGTTTCCACAGCACCAGGTCTGCCAGCTTGCCGACCTCCACGCTCCCCACCTCGTGCGCGACGCCGTGGGCGATCGCCGGGTTGATCGTGTACTTGGCGACGAAACGCCGGGCGCGCAGGTTGTCGGCGCGGCGGTCCTCCCCGAGGCCGGGGATGGAGAGCGGCCCGCGCTGGACCTTCATCTTGTGGGCCGTCTGCCAGGTGCGCGTGATCACCTCGCCCACCCGGCCCATCGCCTGCGAGTCGCTGCTCATCATGGAGAAGACGCCCAGGTCGTGCAGCACGTCCTCGGCGGCAATCGTCTCGGGGCGGATGCGGCTCTCGGCAAAGGACACGTCCTCGGGGATGCGCGGCGAGAGGTGGTGGCAGACCATCAACATGTCGAGGTGCTCGTGAAGGGTGTTCACCGTGAAGGGCATGGTGGGATTGGTGGAACTGGGCAGCACGTTGGGCAACCCCGCCACCCGGATGATGTCCGGCGCGTGACCGCCCCCCGCCCCCTCGGTGTGGAAGGTATGGATGGTGCGCCCGGCAAAAGCCCGGATGAAATCCTCCACGAAGCCCGACTCGTTCAGGGTATCGGTGTGGATCGCCACCTGCACGTCGAAGTCGTCGGCCACGCTGAGGGCCGCGTGGATGGCGGCGGGCGTGGTCCCCCAGTCCTCGTGGAGCGTGAGGCCCAGCGCCCCCGCGCGAATCTGCTCGGCCAGCGGTGCCTGCGTGCTCGCGTTTCCCTTGCCCAGCAAGCCGAAGTTGAGCGGCAGAGCGTCCAAGGCTTCCAGCATCCGGTGGATATGCCACTCGCCGGGCGTGCAGGTCGTCGCGCTCGTGCCCGCCGTCGGCCCGGTGCCGCCGCCGATCATGGTCGTCACGCCCGATTCCAGCGCCGTCCAGCATTGCTGCGGGGCGATGAAGTGGATGTGCGTGTCCACCCCGCCCGCCGTGAGGATGTGCCCCTCGCCCGCCACGATCTCCGTGCTGGCCCCAATGGTCAGTCCCGGCGTGACGCCGTCCTGGGTGCCGGGATTGCCCGCCTTGCCGATGGCGCTGATCCGCCCGTCCTTCACGCCCACATCCGCCTTGATGACGCCCCAATGGTCGAGAATCACCGCGTTGGTGATGACCAGATCGGGCACGTCCGGATCCCCCCGCGTGGCCGTGCTGCTCTGCCCCAGCCCGTCGCGGATGACCTTGCCGCCGCCGAACTTCACCTCCTCGCCGTAGGTCGTCAGGTCGCGCTCGATCTGGATGAGGAGGGCCGTGTCGCCCAGCCGCACCCGGTCCCCGGTGGTGGGGCCGTAGAGGTCGGCGTACTGACGGCGGGAAACCTTCACTCCGTCCCCCCGAAGCCTGCCGCCCGCGCGCGCTCCAGCGCCGCCTCCCGCATCCTCGGCGCGTCGAGTTCCCCGCTGACGAGCGCGTTCATGCCGTACACCGAGCGCGTTCCCCCCAGCGGGACGAGTTCGATGCCCTTTTCCTCGCCGGGCTCGAAGCGGACGGCGGTTCCGGCGGGGATGTTCAGGCGCTGGCCGTAGGCGGCGGCGCGGTCGAACCTCAGCCCGGCGTTCACCTCGAAGAAATGGAAGTGGCTGCCCACCTGGATGGGCCGGTCGGCGGTGTTCGCCACCGTCAGCGCCGTGACGGGCCGTCCGGCGTTCAGCTCGATCTCGCCCTCCTCCAGCAGGTATTCCCCGGCGACCACCCCGCTCGCGCTGCCGCGGATGGGGTCGTGGATGGTGACCAGCTTGGTGCCGTCGGGGAAGGTGCCCTCGACCTGAATGTCGTGGATGAGTTCGGGCACGCCGTCCATCACGTCGTCGGGGGTGAGCAGGGTCGCGCCCCAGCCCATCAGGTCCTCCACGCTTCTCCCGTCGCGGATGCCTTCGAGCACCTCGGCGGTGATGAGGGCCACCGCCTCGGGGTGGTTGAGTTTCAGTCCGCGCGCCCGGCGATGGCGCGCCACCTCGGCGGCAGTGAAGATCAGCAGCTTGTCGCGTTCCCGTTCGGTCAGTTGCATGGTCGGACCTCCTTCTGGGCTGGGTGGGGCGCCGTCAAGACCGCTGCCAGAAGTCCAGGTGGGCCTGCGCCGCCTCGTCCTCTAGGAAGGGGCCGAGGACCTGGGTGGGCCGCTGCCCGCGCGCGAACACCTCCCGGCAGGGAAGGGAGAACGTGGGGTTCTCCGGGTGGTCGCCCGTGAGACGCAGCAGGCGTTCTTCGGACAGCGCGTAGACCACGCGGCCGATGTTGCACCAGTACACGGCCCCCGCGCACATCACGCACGGCTCCGCGCTGGTATACAGCGTGGCCTGAGCCAGCTCCCCCGCTGGCAGGAGGCGGGCGGCCCGGGCGGCGACGCGCAACTCGGCGTGCTGGGTGGGATCACCGTCGGGTGGCAGGGAGTTGTTGCCCGCCTCGGCCACGACCAGGCCCGCCCCGTCCACCACCAGCGCCCCGAAGGGGTGCTGGCCCGCTGCTCGCGCCTCCCCCGCCAGGTGCAGGGCGCGGCGAAGGTGCCGCGCGTCCTGGGGGGAGAGGAGCAAGGGCCTCACCCCTGCTCCCCTGGAGATGGGTCTGCCCATACGGTTTGTTTTTTCTGCACAGCATGCTGGTAGGAGGAGCAGTATGGACAGGACATAGCTAATTTTTGCATTTTATCTTCCGTGTTCGATACATTCTGCACATACAGGTGACTGTGTCCTGTTTCCTCCGGCGTCAGCCCTTCTTTCGCCGCCGCCGTGTCGTCCGGCCGTTCATCTGTGAAGATTCACCTCACGTCCCAGCCCCCCATCCCGGGCCACCCGAAGAGGAGGAAGAGATCAGCACCCCTGAAGTGGCACCGAGAACGAGGCCAGCGGACGCGGCGGGACCGCCCGTCCTGAGGCTGCGGGGCATCACCAAGCGCTTTCCGGGCGTGACGGCCAACGATCACGTGTCGCTGGAGGTTCACGCGGGCGAGGTGCTCGGCCTGCTGGGCGAGAACGGCGCGGGCAAGAGCACCCTCGTCAGCATCCTGTACGGCCTGTACCGACCCGACGAGGGCGACATCCTGATGGACGGGAGGGAGGTGCGCCTGACCTCCCCTGCCCAGGCGCTGAGGCTCGGCATCGGGCTCGTGCCGCAGCACCCCCTCCTCGTGGAGCGGCACACCGTCGCCGAGAACCTGGCGCTGGGGGCGGGGGGGGCGTGGCTCCCGGTGCGCCGCGTGACTCCCCGCCTCCGCGAACTGTCGCGGGCCTACGGTCTGGAGGTGGACCCCAACGCGCCCGTCCACACCCTCTCACCCGGCGAGAAGCAGCGCGTGGAGATTCTGCGCGCCCTGCTGGGTGGGGCCCGCGTCCTCATCCTCGACGAGCCCACGAGCGTGCTCACCCCGCAGGAGGCCGAGGGGCTCTTTCGGGTGATGCGCGAGCTGAGGGCGAGCGGCAAGTCGCTCATCTTTATCAGCCACAAGTTGGGCGAGGTGCTGGACATCTGCGACCGCACGGTGGTCCTGCGCCGGGGGCGGGTGGTGGGTGGCCTCCCCATAGCCGAGGCGACCCAGGCGAAACTCGCCGAGCTCATGGTGGGGCGCGGGGTGAACTTTGAGCGCCGCCGGGTGACGGGCCGCCTCGGCCCCGTCTTGCTCGGCGTCCGCGACCTTCAGGGCCGGGGGGAGCGTGGCCACCTCGCCCTGCGCGTGGTGAGTTTTGACCTGCACGCGGGCGAGGTGCTGGGGGTGGCGGGCGTGGCCGGGAACGGGCAAACCGAACTCGTGGAGGTGCTCGCGGGCCTGCGTCCAACGAGCGGCGGCGAGATCACGCTCGGCGGGCAGCCCCTGACGGGCGATCCGGCACGGCGCTTCTCGCAGGGAGTGGCGCACATTCCGGAGGACCGCCTCCACACCGGGACCGTTCCTACCATGAGCGTCTCGGAGAATCTGGTGCTGCGCGAACACGGCCAGGCGCCCTTCTCGCGGGGGGGCCTCCGTGACATCGCGGCTCAGGACGACTTTGCCCGCCGCATGGTGGACCGGTACGGGGTGTCCACCCCGGGCATCCACACCCCCAGCCGCCTGCTGTCGGGTGGAAACATCCAGAAGCTGATCCTGGCACGTGAACTCGCCGAGAACGCCCAGCTGATCCTGGCCGTCCACCCCACCTATGGCCTCGATATCGGGGCGACCGAGCAGGTCCACGGCGAACTCCTGCGGCGGGCGGAAGGAGGCGCGGGCGTCCTGCTGGTGGGCGAGGACCTCGACGAACTGCTCTTGCTGTGTGACCGCATCGCGGTGATGGTCCACGGCGAACTGCTCGGGCCCTTCGATGCCGCACGAACCTCGCGCGAGGAGCTGGGCCTGCGGATGACCGGGGGCGCGGCATGATGCGCCTCTCGCCCGTGGTGAACCCCGGTCCGCTGAGGTTGCTGCTCGTCACGCTGGCCGCCGTCCTGGTCGCCGCCCTGATCTGTGCCGGGGTCTTCGCCCTTTACGGGGTGAGCCCGCTGGAGGCCTACCGCAGCATGCTGGGCAGCACCCTGGGCGACCCGGTCGGCCTCTCCGAGGTGGCCCGGCGCTTCATCCCCCTGCTGCTGATCGGGGCGGGGCTCGCCCTGGCCTACCGCGCCCAGTTCGTGAACATCGGCGGCGAGGGGCAACTCCTGCTCGGGGCGGTGGGCGGCTCCGGCATCGCCCTGTTCCTTCCGCCCGGGCCCTGGACGCTGCCGCTGATGTTCCTCCTCGGGGCGCTGGCGGGCGGCCTGTGGGCCTGGATCGCCGTGTGGCTCAAGGTGCGCTACCGGGTCAACGAGATTGTGACCACGCTGATGCTGAACTACGTGGCCGTCAGCCTCGTGCTGTACCTCATCAATGGGCCCTGGAAGGGGCGCAACGTGCAGGGCTACGTGTACTCGGACCTGTTCCCGGACGCGGCCACCCTGCCCGTCCTCGGGGGCACGCAGGTCCACTGGCCGACCCTGGTGCTGGGCGTGCTCGTGGCCGCCGGGCTGCAATTCCTGCTGACACGCTCGGTGTTCGGCTACCGCCTGCGGGTGGTGGGCGAGAATCCGGCGGCGGCGGGGTACGCCGGGATCAGCGCGGGCCGCGTGATGACGCTCGCCGCCCTGATCACCGGGGGCGCGGCGGGGCTGGCCGGGGTGGGCGAGGTGGCGGGCATCCACCACCGCCTGATCGAGCCGGGGCAGCTCTCACTGGGGTACGGCTTCACCGCCGTCATCGTGGCGTGGCTCGCGCGGGGCAATCCGCTGGCCGCTTTGCTCACCGCGCCGCTGATGGGCGTGATCCTGGCGGGCGGCGACGTGCTCAAGATCGACCAGAACATGCCCTTCCGCATCGTGGACGTGTTCAGCGGCGTGATGCTGCTGTGCCTGATCGTGAGCGAGCTGTTCGTGCAGAACAGGGTCCGGCTCGGCACGGGGAGGGCTCATGGATGAGGTCGTGAACGCCCTGCTGCGGGCTTTGTCCTTCGGCACGCCGATCCTCCTCGCCTGCCTGGGCGCCATCGTGAACGAGCGGGCGGGGGTGTCGAACCTTGGCGTCGAGGGAATGATGGCCGTGGGGGCGCTGGCCGCCTTCGCCACGGCGAACAGCACGGGCAATCCCTGGCTGGCCGTCCTCGCGGCGGTGGCGGGAGCAGCGGCCCTCGCGCTCGTCCACGCCGTCGCCACCATCCCGCTCCGGGCAAACCAGTTCGTGTCGGGGCTGGCCCTCACCCTGCTGGGCATCGGGCTGGCGGGCCTGCTCGGCAAGCCCTACGAGGGTTCTCCGCTCCCCGTGCGGGTTCCCGAGTGGCCGTTCATCGTGCTCGCGGCCGTCCTCACGGTG encodes:
- the ureC gene encoding urease subunit alpha codes for the protein MKVSRRQYADLYGPTTGDRVRLGDTALLIQIERDLTTYGEEVKFGGGKVIRDGLGQSSTATRGDPDVPDLVITNAVILDHWGVIKADVGVKDGRISAIGKAGNPGTQDGVTPGLTIGASTEIVAGEGHILTAGGVDTHIHFIAPQQCWTALESGVTTMIGGGTGPTAGTSATTCTPGEWHIHRMLEALDALPLNFGLLGKGNASTQAPLAEQIRAGALGLTLHEDWGTTPAAIHAALSVADDFDVQVAIHTDTLNESGFVEDFIRAFAGRTIHTFHTEGAGGGHAPDIIRVAGLPNVLPSSTNPTMPFTVNTLHEHLDMLMVCHHLSPRIPEDVSFAESRIRPETIAAEDVLHDLGVFSMMSSDSQAMGRVGEVITRTWQTAHKMKVQRGPLSIPGLGEDRRADNLRARRFVAKYTINPAIAHGVAHEVGSVEVGKLADLVLWKPAFFGAKPAMVLKGGLVVAAQMGDANASIPTPQPVYPRPMFAAHGGARAGTCLHFVSAASLEGGRLPEVARPYRAVKDTRSIGKKDMLLNAGTPDLQVDPETYEVRVNGDLVTCEPLDRLPLAQKYFLF
- a CDS encoding urease subunit gamma — translated: MQLTERERDKLLIFTAAEVARHRRARGLKLNHPEAVALITAEVLEGIRDGRSVEDLMGWGATLLTPDDVMDGVPELIHDIQVEGTFPDGTKLVTIHDPIRGSASGVVAGEYLLEEGEIELNAGRPVTALTVANTADRPIQVGSHFHFFEVNAGLRFDRAAAYGQRLNIPAGTAVRFEPGEEKGIELVPLGGTRSVYGMNALVSGELDAPRMREAALERARAAGFGGTE
- a CDS encoding nucleoside deaminase gives rise to the protein MGRPISRGAGVRPLLLSPQDARHLRRALHLAGEARAAGQHPFGALVVDGAGLVVAEAGNNSLPPDGDPTQHAELRVAARAARLLPAGELAQATLYTSAEPCVMCAGAVYWCNIGRVVYALSEERLLRLTGDHPENPTFSLPCREVFARGQRPTQVLGPFLEDEAAQAHLDFWQRS
- a CDS encoding ABC transporter ATP-binding protein, whose product is MAPRTRPADAAGPPVLRLRGITKRFPGVTANDHVSLEVHAGEVLGLLGENGAGKSTLVSILYGLYRPDEGDILMDGREVRLTSPAQALRLGIGLVPQHPLLVERHTVAENLALGAGGAWLPVRRVTPRLRELSRAYGLEVDPNAPVHTLSPGEKQRVEILRALLGGARVLILDEPTSVLTPQEAEGLFRVMRELRASGKSLIFISHKLGEVLDICDRTVVLRRGRVVGGLPIAEATQAKLAELMVGRGVNFERRRVTGRLGPVLLGVRDLQGRGERGHLALRVVSFDLHAGEVLGVAGVAGNGQTELVEVLAGLRPTSGGEITLGGQPLTGDPARRFSQGVAHIPEDRLHTGTVPTMSVSENLVLREHGQAPFSRGGLRDIAAQDDFARRMVDRYGVSTPGIHTPSRLLSGGNIQKLILARELAENAQLILAVHPTYGLDIGATEQVHGELLRRAEGGAGVLLVGEDLDELLLLCDRIAVMVHGELLGPFDAARTSREELGLRMTGGAA
- a CDS encoding ABC transporter permease, producing MRLSPVVNPGPLRLLLVTLAAVLVAALICAGVFALYGVSPLEAYRSMLGSTLGDPVGLSEVARRFIPLLLIGAGLALAYRAQFVNIGGEGQLLLGAVGGSGIALFLPPGPWTLPLMFLLGALAGGLWAWIAVWLKVRYRVNEIVTTLMLNYVAVSLVLYLINGPWKGRNVQGYVYSDLFPDAATLPVLGGTQVHWPTLVLGVLVAAGLQFLLTRSVFGYRLRVVGENPAAAGYAGISAGRVMTLAALITGGAAGLAGVGEVAGIHHRLIEPGQLSLGYGFTAVIVAWLARGNPLAALLTAPLMGVILAGGDVLKIDQNMPFRIVDVFSGVMLLCLIVSELFVQNRVRLGTGRAHG